From a region of the Terriglobia bacterium genome:
- the ftsZ gene encoding cell division protein FtsZ, protein MTDTAEGIRIHFNEDPRNKAKIKVIGVGGGGGNAINRMIDANLEGVEFMTANTDLQALEMSHAPVRIQLGVKLTNGLGAGANPEIGRKAALEDADKIIEALEGADMVFVTAGLGGGTGTGAAPIIASLASEMGALTVAVVTKPFGFEGKRRMSQAERGLQELLDSVDTMIVIPNEKLLAVAQNAGFFESFRVADDILRQAVQGISDIITIPGIINRDFADVKAIMAGMGYAVMGTANGKGEHRATDAAQRAIASPLLEAGAIDGARGILINVTGSSSLKLAEVNEASTIIQSAAHEDANIIFGAVLDEKMKDEVKITVIATGFRGDNHVQRHERAVSAAAAAISQARTASAYIAPRPEVRAADPPPQVHVEAAKPPVAPPPPITPRPAAPQRETTSIADVKSTVKTNYEEDDLDVPAFIRKRNESS, encoded by the coding sequence ATGACCGATACCGCAGAAGGCATCCGCATCCATTTCAACGAAGACCCGCGCAACAAGGCCAAGATCAAGGTCATCGGCGTGGGTGGCGGTGGCGGCAACGCCATTAACCGCATGATTGACGCCAACCTCGAAGGCGTCGAGTTCATGACCGCCAACACCGACCTGCAGGCGCTGGAAATGTCGCATGCTCCGGTGCGCATCCAGCTCGGCGTCAAGCTCACCAACGGCCTCGGCGCCGGCGCCAATCCCGAAATCGGCCGCAAGGCCGCGCTGGAAGACGCCGACAAGATCATCGAGGCGCTGGAAGGCGCCGACATGGTCTTCGTCACCGCCGGCCTCGGCGGCGGCACCGGCACCGGCGCCGCGCCCATCATTGCCTCGCTCGCCAGCGAGATGGGCGCGCTCACCGTTGCGGTCGTCACCAAGCCGTTCGGCTTCGAAGGCAAGCGCCGCATGTCGCAGGCGGAGCGCGGCCTGCAGGAGTTGCTCGACTCCGTCGATACCATGATCGTCATCCCCAACGAGAAGCTGCTCGCGGTGGCGCAGAACGCCGGCTTCTTCGAATCGTTTCGCGTGGCCGACGACATCCTCCGCCAGGCGGTGCAGGGAATTTCCGACATCATCACCATTCCCGGCATCATCAATCGCGACTTCGCCGACGTGAAGGCCATCATGGCCGGGATGGGCTATGCCGTCATGGGCACCGCCAACGGCAAGGGCGAGCACCGCGCCACCGACGCCGCCCAGCGCGCCATCGCCTCGCCGCTGCTGGAAGCCGGCGCCATTGATGGCGCGCGCGGCATCCTGATTAACGTCACCGGATCCAGTTCGCTGAAGCTAGCGGAAGTGAACGAGGCCTCCACCATCATCCAGAGCGCCGCCCACGAGGATGCCAACATCATCTTCGGCGCCGTGCTCGATGAAAAAATGAAGGACGAGGTCAAGATCACCGTCATCGCCACCGGCTTCCGGGGCGACAACCACGTGCAGCGCCACGAGCGTGCCGTTTCCGCCGCCGCCGCCGCCATCTCGCAGGCGCGCACCGCATCGGCTTATATCGCGCCCCGGCCGGAGGTCCGCGCCGCCGACCCTCCGCCGCAAGTGCACGTCGAGGCCGCCAAGCCGCCGGTGGCGCCGCCGCCGCCCATCACGCCGCGGCCGGCCGCTCCCCAGCGCGAGACCACCTCCATCGCCGATGTGAAGAGCACCGTCAAAACCAATTACGAGGAAGATGACTTGGACGTGCCTGCTTTCATCCGAAAGCGCAACGAGAGCAGCTAA
- a CDS encoding SLC26A/SulP transporter family protein has product MSETAVAPARAPGGGKAAPETAVRPSPGRAGDLWGGLAAMLVALPSAIAFGVTIYAPLGASYASQGAIAGILGTTALGVVAAGLGGTRRLISAPCAPAVAVLSAFAIELTQRGVTPGSALVLMAAVAVFCGLLQISFGLIGLGRLIKYMPYPVVSGYLSGVGLIIILSQIPRFLGVPGRYQLWQGLLTPSLWKWQSLAVGAVTTAVMVLAPRVTKKVPAAILGLSCGMLAYFALGLADPELLVLAGNKLVVGPLSESNVGFLATMAVRWQAFRAFNPQQLNLVITPALTLAVLLSIDTLKTCVVLDTLTRSRHNSNRELIGQGLGNLASTAIGGVPGSGQMGATLVNVSSGGQSRLSGVIEGILALVAFLILGSLIAWVPIAALAGILIVVGVRMFDRHSLSLLRSRSTVLDFVVIVTVVVVAETVGLIAASGVGVGLAILLFVREQIGGAVVRRKSYGNERFSKQMRLPEEMAVLEKRGERTAIFELQGSLFFGTTDQLYTALEAELKKRDYIVLDMRRVQSVDLTAAHMLELVEDMMSERSGSVIFSHMPSKAPSGQDMREYFAQMGLVRQERHAKIFAHLDEALEWIEDRVLAAAHLERAQEMPLDIRHMDMFRQREEETLAALEAGTELRTFQAGQKIFSHGDSSDELFFIRKGSVRIVMPLEGRTGHHLATFGRGDFFGELAFMDRAPRSADAVADTDAELYVLTRERFAALSLEHRMLALNLLEGIATAIASRLRRTDMELRYLKES; this is encoded by the coding sequence ATGAGCGAGACCGCAGTTGCGCCAGCACGCGCGCCCGGCGGCGGGAAAGCTGCGCCCGAGACGGCCGTGCGCCCGTCGCCAGGGCGTGCCGGCGATTTGTGGGGCGGACTGGCAGCGATGCTGGTCGCGCTGCCCTCGGCGATTGCCTTCGGGGTGACGATCTATGCGCCGTTGGGGGCGAGCTACGCTTCCCAAGGCGCGATCGCCGGCATCCTGGGCACGACGGCGCTGGGCGTGGTAGCCGCCGGCCTCGGCGGGACCCGCCGCCTGATCAGCGCGCCCTGCGCGCCCGCGGTCGCAGTGCTGTCCGCGTTCGCGATCGAATTGACCCAGCGTGGCGTCACGCCGGGATCGGCGCTGGTGCTCATGGCGGCGGTAGCGGTGTTCTGTGGCCTGCTGCAGATCAGCTTCGGGTTGATCGGCCTGGGGCGGCTGATTAAGTACATGCCCTACCCGGTGGTGAGCGGCTACCTGAGCGGCGTCGGGCTGATCATCATCCTCAGCCAGATACCGAGGTTTCTGGGCGTGCCGGGCCGCTATCAGCTCTGGCAAGGATTGTTGACGCCGTCGCTGTGGAAATGGCAGAGCCTGGCGGTGGGCGCGGTGACAACGGCGGTGATGGTGCTGGCGCCGCGGGTCACCAAGAAAGTGCCGGCGGCAATCCTCGGCCTGAGCTGCGGAATGCTGGCGTACTTCGCGCTCGGGCTGGCAGACCCCGAGCTGCTGGTGCTGGCCGGCAACAAGCTGGTGGTCGGCCCGCTGAGCGAGTCGAACGTGGGTTTCCTGGCGACGATGGCGGTGCGCTGGCAGGCGTTCAGAGCTTTCAACCCGCAGCAGCTCAACCTGGTGATCACGCCGGCGCTGACGCTGGCGGTGCTGCTCTCCATTGACACCTTGAAGACATGCGTGGTGCTGGACACGCTCACCCGCAGCCGGCACAACTCCAATCGTGAGCTGATCGGCCAAGGCTTGGGCAATCTGGCTTCGACGGCGATCGGCGGCGTGCCGGGCTCCGGCCAGATGGGAGCGACGCTGGTCAACGTGTCCAGCGGCGGACAGTCGCGTCTCTCCGGTGTCATCGAGGGCATACTCGCCCTGGTCGCGTTCCTCATCCTGGGCAGCCTGATCGCGTGGGTGCCGATCGCGGCGCTGGCGGGCATCTTGATCGTGGTCGGGGTGCGGATGTTCGATCGCCACAGCCTGAGCCTGCTGCGGTCGCGCTCGACAGTGCTGGACTTCGTGGTGATCGTCACCGTCGTCGTGGTGGCCGAGACGGTGGGCCTGATCGCGGCCTCGGGCGTGGGCGTCGGGCTGGCAATCCTGCTCTTCGTACGGGAACAGATTGGCGGCGCGGTGGTGCGGCGGAAGTCGTACGGCAACGAGAGGTTCTCCAAACAAATGCGGCTGCCGGAGGAGATGGCGGTGCTGGAAAAGCGCGGCGAGCGAACCGCGATTTTCGAATTGCAAGGCAGCTTGTTCTTCGGCACCACCGACCAGCTTTATACCGCGCTGGAAGCGGAATTAAAGAAGCGGGACTACATCGTGCTCGACATGCGGCGGGTGCAGTCGGTGGACCTGACGGCGGCGCACATGCTGGAGCTGGTGGAAGACATGATGTCGGAGCGGAGCGGCTCGGTGATCTTCAGTCACATGCCGTCGAAGGCGCCCAGCGGCCAGGACATGCGGGAGTACTTCGCCCAGATGGGACTCGTCAGGCAAGAACGCCACGCGAAGATTTTCGCCCACCTGGACGAGGCGCTGGAGTGGATTGAAGACCGTGTCCTGGCGGCGGCACACCTGGAGCGCGCGCAAGAGATGCCGCTGGACATCCGCCACATGGACATGTTCCGGCAACGCGAAGAGGAAACGCTGGCGGCGCTGGAGGCGGGGACCGAGTTACGGACCTTCCAAGCCGGCCAGAAGATTTTCTCCCACGGCGATTCCAGCGACGAGCTGTTCTTCATCCGGAAGGGCTCGGTGCGCATCGTGATGCCCCTGGAGGGCAGGACGGGACACCACCTGGCGACGTTCGGGCGGGGAGATTTCTTCGGAGAACTGGCGTTCATGGACCGGGCGCCGCGGTCGGCCGATGCGGTCGCCGACACCGATGCCGAACTGTACGTGCTGACCCGGGAGCGCTTCGCCGCGCTCAGCTTGGAGCATCGCATGCTGGCGCTCAATCTGCTGGAAGGGATTGCCACCGCGATCGCGTCGCGCCTGCGGCGCACCGACATGGAATTGCGGTATCTGAAAGAGTCGTAG